From the genome of Tsukamurella pulmonis:
GCGGTGTCGAGGACGGACGGATCGCGGCCGCACAGGCTCGGCAGAAGGGCGCGCGCACCGCCGATGTCGCCGCGCTCGAGGTCGGCGCCGAGGCCCGCGCCGACCTTGCGCAGGCCCGCTCCCCCGACCACCGCCCAGGTGCCGATCGCGGTGGCGCCCGGCACGTTCCGCGCCGCACAGCCGAGCGCGACGGCACCGCCCACCAGGATCGCGGTGTAGGCGACGCCCCGCAGCCGCGACGGTGCGTACATCCTCGCCTCGAGCGCCTGCGCGAGAGTGCCGAAGCCCGCGACCGGGTGATACCTGGCCGGATCGCCGACGAGCTCGTCGGCGAGCACGCCGAGCGCGAGCTCAGTGGCGCGGCGCGGTTCGATCATCGCTCGCCCGCGCCGCGCTGGGAGCCGATGAGTTCGAGGAGCAGGCCGCGCAGCACCGGCTCGGAATCGCCGAGCGCGGCGATCAGCGCCGGGTCGGTGCGCTCGCGTTCCACGAGCTCGCGGTAGACCGTGCGCCCGGCGTCGGTGGCGGTCACCACTTTCCGGCGCTCGTCGGCCGGATCGGGCTCGCGCGCGACGTACCCGCTGCGTTCGAGTCGTTCGACGGTGCGGCTCGCGGTCTGGTCGGTCACGCGTGCGACGCGCGCGATCTCGCGCTGCGACGCGGGGCGCTCCGCGACGACGTGCAGCACGACCAGGCCGGCGCTCGAGATGTCGTACTCCCGCAGCACGGCCTCCCAGGAGTGCTCGACCAGACGGGCCGCCATCGACAGCAGCCGGCCCGTCGGCCATTGCGCGATTCCCTCGTCCACCACTGCACCTCGCTCCACCGCTTGCATTCGTTCAGCCTGCTGAGCTTTAATCAGCAGGCTGAACGTTTCGGGGACGCCCCCGAATCTCCGCTGCACACGTTATGCCCCGCACCCCCACAGAGACGAGCCGCCGTGATGACGACGCCGCGCACCACCGATCGCCCCGCCCGCCGCTGGCGCCGGCTCATTCCGGCGCTGCTCATCCTCGGATGGCTCGTCCTGGGCGCCGCGGGAGGCCCGTTCGCCGGGAAGCTGGGCGAGGTGCAGTCGAACGACAACACCTCGTTCCTGCCCGCCTCCGCCGAGGCCACGGAGGTCTCCCGGCTCGAGGCGTCCTTCACCGACACCAGCGTGATCCCCGCGATCGTCGCCGTCGAGCGCACGTCCGGGATCACCGACGCCGACACGTCGTTCGTCACCGGCGCGATCGACCGCGCCGCCGGCGCCGGCGGGGTGGGCCCCGCCGGCGCTCCGCCGGTGCGGGCCCAGGACGGCCGCGCTCTGCAGGTGGTGGTGCCGATCGACACCGGCGGCGAGGTCGCCGACAGCGTCACCGCGCTGCGCGACGCTCTCGCGAGCGGCACGCCCGACGGGCTCACCGTGTACGTGACCGGCCCGGCCGGCACCGCGGCCGACCTCACCGAGGCCTTCGGCGGCATCGACGGGATGCTGCTGCTCGTCGCCGGCGCGGTGGTGATCGCCATCCTGATCGTCGTCTACCGCAGCCCGATCCTGCCCTTCGTCGTGATCGTCTCGGCGATCCTGGCGCTCTCGCTCGCGAGCGTGGTGATCTACGCCCTCGCGGCGAACGGCGTCATCACCCTGAACGGCCAGAGCCAGGGAATCCTGTTCATCCTCGTCTTCGGCGCCGCCACCGACTACGCACTGCTGCTCGTCGCCCGCTTCCGCGAGGAACTCGGCACCACCGCCGATCGCTACGCCGCCATGCGCGCGGCGTGGCGCGCCACGCTGGAGCCCGTGGCCGCGTCGGCGGGCACCGTCATCGCAGGCGTGCTGTGCCTGCTGCTCTCGGACCTCAACTCCAACCGCGGGCTGGGGCCGGTCGCCGCGATCGGGATCGCCGCCTCGTTCCTGGCGTCGATGACCTTCCTGCCCGCGGCGCTCGCACTGCTCGGCCGCAGCGCCTTCTGGCCGCGGCGCCCCGAGGTGGTGGAGACCGGCGAGGAGACGCCCGAACAGGCGCACCGGTTCTGGGCCGGGCTGGCGCAGCGCATCGGCCGGCAGCCGCGCCGGTTCTGGATCGCGACCACCCTGCTCCTGCTCGTGGGAGCGGCACTGGCACCGCAGTTCCGCGCCGACGGCGTCGCAGAGTCCGACACCTTCCTCGTGACCGTCGATTCGCAGCGCGGCCAGGACGTGCTGTCCGCCCACTTCGACACCGACGACGGCTCCCCCGCGATGATCATCGCCGATGCCGGCGCACTCGAGGCCGTGCGTTCCGCGGCCGCGGGGACGGAGGGCGTCGCGGGCGTCGCCGTCGTTCCCGGCGCCGACGGTGCGCCGAAGACCGTCGACGGACGCGTCGCACTCCGAGCGACTCTGCGCGACCCGGCCGATTCGCGCGCAGCCGAGGACACCGTGGTGCGCCTGCGCGACGCGGTCCGGGGTGTGGACGCCGCCGATGCGCTCGTGGGTGGGCCGACCGCCGTCGACCTCGACACCAGGACGACCGCATTGCACGACCGGAACCTGATCATCCCGGTGGTGACCGTCGTGGTACTGCTGATCCTCTGCCTGCTGCTGCGCGCGATCCTGGCGCCGATCCTGCTGATGGCCACGGTGATCCTGTCCTTCGCGGCCACCCTGGGCGTCTCGTCGATCGTCTTCAACGACCTCCTCGGATTCCCCGGCGCGGACCCGGTGGTCCCGCTGTTCGCCTTCGTCTTCCTCGTGGCGCTCGGGATCGACTACAACATCTTCCTCATGACCCGCGCGCGCGAGGAGGCGATGGTCGTGGGGACGCGCACGGGCATCCTGCGGGCGCTGACCGTCACCGGCGGGGTCATCACCTCGGCCGGCGTGGTGCTCGCGGCGACCTTCTCCGCGCTGGCGGTCATCCCGCTGATCTTCCTGGCCCAGATCGCCTTCATCGTGGCCTTCGGCGTCCTGCTCGACGCGCTCATCGTGCGCACCCTGCTGGTGCCGGCGCTCGTCCACGACATCGGGCGCACGGTCTGGTGGCCGAGCAGGCTCCGCCTCGGCAAGGAGTAACGCGACAGAATTCATTATCCGCATGTTAATGTGCGTCATGCGTAATACTCGTCGTACCGCACTCGTCGCCATCACCGTCGCCGCGGGCGCGGCGGCCGCCCTGCCCACCACGGCTGCCGCTGCACCCAAGACCGACGCCGACCTGGCCAAGTCGGTGGGGTGCGGGTACGCCGCCTCCGTCGAGGTGCACGCGGCGGGCGCCGGCGGATCCAGCTACACGTCGAAGGTGATCAGTCGGCGCGGCTCGATCTACGTCGTGGAGTGCGAGGTCCGCACCGCGAAGCCCGGGAACTCCACCATGTACTTCAACGACCCCGAGCCGGGCGCGATCTACCGGGTGACGGTGGACGCGAACAACCGCTTCTTCATCATCGGCGCCGAGGGGCCGCACGTCCCGTCGGTCCGGCCGCCGGCCCCGGCGCGGGCCGCGTAGCCGCTACTGCCAGACGAAGCCGTCGGGGTCGATGAGCGGCCCCAGCGCCCCGTCGATGCGCAGGCGGTGCGAGCCGCTGCCCTCGGCCGGCACCCCGGCGTCCTTCGCGGCGGCCCGGCGCCCGTACAGCGCGAGCTTCACCGCCCCCGGCGCGGCGTCGAACTCGACGTACTTGCGGCCGAAGCTCTTCGCCACCGTGAGCCCGCGCTCGACGTAGAAGGCCTTCGTCGCGGACACGTCGTCGACGCCGAGCAGCAGCACGGTGTCGCCGACGACGCGCAGCGGCGCGCCGGTGTTCCTCTTCGACGACGAGGCGACCTTCCAGAGGGTGCCGTCGGGCGCGCGGAAGACGGCACCGTAGCCCCAGAAGGACCTCCGCGCGGGCTTGATCTCCGTCGCGCCCGCCGCGAGGGCGGGCCCGACGAAGGAGTCGACGACGGCCGGCTCGGCGACGACCAGCGAGATCACCGCGCCGCGGAAGCCCGCGGACGGTTCCACGGAGGTCGTGCAGAGCAGGCCGTGTCCGGGGCCGAAGGCGGTGTCGTAGAAGGCCTGCGCGGCAGCCGGATCGGCGACCTCCAGGGTGAGGGACCGGATCGGAGTGGAGAGCGAGATCGTCATGCCCAGAACGCTAGGAGCAGCAGGGGCCTGCGGGCTTCTCGATTCCTGACCGATCCGGCGCCCTGCTCAGTTCCGGTACCGGAAGACGATGCGTCCGCGCGAGAGGTCGTAGGGGCTGATCTCGACGAGCACCCGATCGAGCGGAACGATCTTGATGTAGTTCTTCCGGATCCTCCCGCTGATGTGCGCGAGGACGATGTGGCCGTTGTCGAGCTCCACCCGGAACGTCGCGTCTCGCAGCCCCTCGACGACGGTGCCGGCGGCCTCGATGCCGCGTGACCGGGTCATCGTCGCACCAGCTCGACACAAGTCTCGACCGCGACCCCTCCGGCCCGCTCGATCACGGCGACTGCCGCAGCGTCCGCGGGATCGGCGTGCACCGCGAGGAACGGCGCGACGCCGGGCGCGGATCGCACCCGCCATGCCCCGGGTGGGCTGACGGCGGGCGGCGGGTCGAGCGGGATGCGATACAGCGTTTCGCGCCGGTGCGGGGCGAAGCCGTGCCGACGCCACGCGGCGAGCAGGTCGCGATCACAGTCCGCCACGAGCGTGAACGACGGGGACGGGAGTTCGGCGAGGAGCGTTGCGGCGAGAAGATCGAAAGCCGTTGCGCTCCAAGCATCGATACTGACGTATCCGGCTCGTCGCGCCGGACCGCCTCGGCCGATGAGGCGGCCGTCGCCGTCGACGGCGAGCCAGTCGCCGTCGTCCGCGCGCCGGAGGGTGAGAGGGGAATCGTTCATGGTGGTGCCTTCCAGGAATGCCGAGCGCGGCGCTCCTGGTGACGACACCTAGGCCGACCGTGAGAACGGAGGGAGCACCCGCGTGCGTGAGTCGTTCACTGGTCCCACCTCCTTCGGCCGGTCACGGTCGCCCGCAGCGTATCCCCCGGCGCGATCCGGACGCATCTGCTTTTCCAGCGAAGAGCCAACGGGCGACGTACCGTTGCCTGTGGAGGTGCAACATGAGCGAATCCGAGTACGACGTCATCGTGATCGGTGGCGGCCCCGTCGGCGAGAACGTCGCCGACCGTGCGGTCCGGGGCGGCCTCACCGCCGCGCTGATCGAGTGCGACCTGTTCGGCGGTGAATGCTCGTACTGGGCGTGCATACCGTCCAAGGCGCTGCTCCGCCCCGGAGAGGCACGGCGCGCGGCACAGCACGTCCGCGGCGCACTCGCGGGTGACGCCGCACCGAATCCGGCGGAGGTGTTCGCCCGCCGGAACGCCGTGGTGAACAACTGGAACGACAGCGGCCAGATCGACTGGGCCGGCAGGCAGGGGATCACCGCACTCCGCGGCATCGGGCGCCTCGCCGGAGAACGGCGCGTCACCGTCACGGATCCGGAGGGGGTCGAGACCACCCTCACGGCGCGCCACGCGGTCGTCGTCTCCACCGGCACCCGCGCCGCCGTCCCCGACATCCCCGGACTGCGCGCGGCGAAGCCCTGGACGAGCCGCGAGGCGACCAGCTCGCAGACCGCACCCGACCGGCTCGCCGTCATCGGCGGCGGCGTCGTCGCCGTGGAGATGGCGACGGCCTACGCCGGGCTCGGCTCCGCGGTCACGATGGTCTCGCTGACCCCGTTGTTGGCCAACGTCGAGGCGTTCGCAGGTGAGGCTGTGCTCGAGGGCCTGCAGGCCCTCGGCGTCGAGGTGATCACCGGCGATTCCCCGGCGACGGTCACCCGCGCCGACGACGGCGTGGTCACCCTCGAGACCAAGAACGGGCGCACGATCGTCGCCGACGAAGTGCTGGCCGCCACCGGTCGCGCGCCGAGCACCGCCGACATCGGGATGGAGACGGTCGGGCTCGAGCCCGGTGCGTGGTTCGCCGTCGACGACACCTTGCGCGTGGACGGCTTCGATTGGCTCTACGCCGTGGGCGACGTCAATCACCGTGCGCTGCTCACCCATCAGGGCAAGTACCAGGCACGCGCCGCGGGCGAGGTGATCGTCGCGCGGGCGCTCGGCGAGGAGGTCGACGACGCGGCGTGGGGTCGCCACGTCGCGACCGCCGATCACGCGGCGGTGCCGCAGGTGATCTTCACCGATCCCGAAGTCGCGGCGATCGGCCTGTCGGAGGCACAGGCCCGCAAGGCGGGCACCGAGATCACCGTCGTCGACTTCGACCTCGGCTCGGTCGCCGGCGCGGTCCTCTACCAGGACGGGTACGCGGGCCGCGCGCGGATGATCGTCGACGAGGGCCGCGGTGTGATCATCGGCATGACCCTGGTCGGCCCGGCGGTCGCAGAGCTGCTGCACGCGGCGACGACCGCGGTCGTGGGCGAGGTGCCGATCGCGCGGCTGTGGCACGCCGTGCCGTCCTTCCCTACGATCAGCGAGGTGTGGCTACGGCTCCTGGAGGCCTACCGGGACCGGTAGCCCGCGTCGCGCAAAAGTCACCCAGCCAGCAGGAGCGGCAGGTCGGGGTGAGCCGCAGGTGGGAGCCAATGCTGCGACGTCAGCGCAAGTGCGTGCAGAGTATTGCCGTGTTGCTGTGCCAGCGCGCTATTGTGCTGCATCACGTCGATCTCGTTCGCGAAGGTCAGCGCCACGAACGCGCGGGTCTCAGCATCAGTGAGCGTCAGCTCTCGCCCTGTGAAACGGTCTTTCAGCACGAACGGCGCGCGGCCCGGGAATTGCGGGTACGAGGTGGAACGGTCGCACGCACCGTATTGGTAGACGACATTCTCAGCATCCTCGCCGATCACGGCGCGCAGCTCGTCGCGGGCAGTGAACGGGATCAACCCGTCGTCGAACCCCGCAGTGCCGTAAGCGGCATGAGTCAGTCCTGCGGCCTGCACGGTCTGGGGTAGCCGCCACGCGGCGAGCCTATCCGCTACCCGCAGAAGATGGTCGCGCAACGTGCCGCCGGGGTGTGCGACCCGTCCCGCACCGTGCGAATCCAGCCACTCAGTACCGGCTTCCATACCGCCGAGTCTACGGTCCGGCTAGCGATTCAGGATGTTGGGTTCTGGGGCAGCAGACATGCTCCCGAGCACCCGTAGTGGTCAGATCTCCGAAATCGTGAACCACGCGGACGCCCCGGGGACGGAGACCCAACACCGGCACCGGTCTCCGACGGCATGCGTGAAATGCATGGCCTTGGCGGGGAGTTCGCCACCTGTCCAGGAATAACAGGGCGATACGTCTGGCGCACGACTTGACGAGCAGACTGCAGCCCATGAGTGCGCGCGGAGGTGTCTGGGTTCACGACTTATGTCACAGGTGATACGTCACCGATGAGTCGGGACATATGTCGCACCCCTGTCAGGTAGGCGATAGTGACCGTGCATGTCCCGTGCACGCGTCGCAGTGATGAAGGTCGTCTCACAGCAGCTCTCGGTCACCGACGCAGCCCGGCAGCACGGCTACTCACGCAGACAGCTCCGACGACTGCTCGCCCGCTACCGCACCGCCGGCCTCGACGCCGCGGAACCCCGCTCCCGACGTCCCAAAAGCAACCCCTCCGCGACACCACACGCAGTGCGCGAGAAGATCATCACTCTCCGACGCGACCTGACCTCCCGAGGCCTCGACGCAGGCCCAGTCACCCTCGCCTGGCACCTCGAACAAGCCGGCCTCGCCGCCCCATCGACCTCGACCGTCCGCCGGATCCTGCACACCGCCGGCCTCATCACACCCGAACCACGCAAACGCCCGAAAAGCTCATACCTACGGTTCGAAGCTGCCCAACCGAACGAAACCTGGCAATCGGACTTCACCCACTGGCGACTCGCCGACGGCACCGACGTCGAAATCCTCAACTGGCTCGACGACCACTCCCGCTACCTGCTCTCCTACACCGCCCACCAGCCGGTGACCGGCGCCGACGTCGTCACCGCCTTCCTCGCCGCAGTCGAGCAGCACGGAGCACCCGCCTCCACCCTCACCGACAACGGCCGCGTCTACACCGCCCGATTCGGCGGCGGCCGCAACGCCTTCGAGTACCTACTGCCACTACTGGGCGTGAGACAGAAGAACGGCTCCCCCGGACACCCTCAGCCCCAAGGCAAGGTCGAGCGGTTCCACCAAACCCAAAAGCGATACCTCGCGGCACAACCACCAGCCCACACCATCGATGAGCTGCAGAAACAGCTCGATCAGCTCCGCGAACACTACAACGAGAACCGACCACACCGCGCCCGCGAACGCACTACCCCCGGCACCGCTGACCGGGCCACCGCCAAGCACTCCCCGCCACGCCACAACCCGCCGGCCACTACCGCGTGCGCTACGACCACGTCGATCCCCGAGGCAAACGAGCCTCCCCACGCCGGCAGAATGCACCACCTCGGCATCGGCGCCGCACACGTGTCATCGCCATCATCGACGACGCCACCGTCACCGTCATCCACCTCGACACCGGCCAAGTCCTCGCGACCAACACCATCGCACCCGACAAGACCAACTGGCGAAACACGCAGAAACCCCCGGCCGATGGCCGGGGGCTTCCCAAAAGTGACATCTGTCGCGACTCATGTGTGACACATGACGCGACTCATCACATGGTGCGCGCGGAGGGACTCGAACCCCCGACAGCCGGTGTGTAAGACCGGAACTCTAACCAACTGAGCTACACGCGCTTGCCGGATGAGGCTAGCGCAGCGAGGGCGTCTTCCCAAAGCGACTGATCGCGCGGGACCCCCGGCTCGTTCATCTCGGAGAACCGGACGACGCCCTCGCGGTCGATCACGAAGGTGCCCCGGTTGGGGTATCCGTGCTTGGCGTTGAGCACACCGTAGTCGCGCGAGACCGCGCCGTGCGGCCAGAAGTCCGACAGGATCGGGAACAGGTAGCCCTGCGTGCCCGACCACACCTTGTGCGTGGGCGGCGGTCCGACGGACACCGCGAGGACGGCGGCATCGTCGTTCTCGAACGACGGGAGCGAATCGCGGATGCCACCGAGCTCGCTCTCGCAGGTGCCGGTGAAGGCGAGCGGGAAGAAGACGAGCAGCACGTTCTTGCGCCGGCGGTAGGAGTCGAGCGAGACGGTGCGGTTGTTCTGGTCGCGCAGCGTGAACGTCGGCGCGATCGCCCCGACGGACAGCGGGCCCTCGAGCTCGGCCGAAGTCACCTCTTGGCCACGCGGCCGGACTTCGGCTGCACCAGGCGGGAACCGATCCACGAACCGAGGTTCGTCGAGGAGGTCTGGGTCAGGCCGGCGGTCGGTGCCGCCTCGGCGATCTCACTGGGCTGCACGTGACCCGGCTGACCGGTCTTGGGACTGAGCACCCACACGTAGCCGTCGTCGGAGAGCGGCGTGATCACGTCCATGAGGGTGTCGACCAGGTCCCCGTCGTCGTCGCGCCACCACAGCACCACCACGTCGACCACCTCGTCGGTGTCCTCGTCGAGCATCTCCCCGCCGATGAGCTCCTCGATGGACAGGCGCAGATCGTCGTCGGTGTCGTCGTCCCAGCCGATCTCCTGCACGATGTTTCCGGGCTGCAGGCCCATCTTCTGGGCGAATGACCCATTCGTGGACACCGGTGGGAGCCTCCTCGCGTTCGCGCGGACGACCCGATGCCACCCGCATACCACTTCTTCGGTGCCAACTTACGGCACCTGCGCCCCGACGCAAGCGGGGTATACGGAACTCGCACGGCAGACCTGCTTAATTCCACCACGCGGAATACGACTGTCGAGTAGCTTTCCAATGCGGCAGGATGGGATCTGCGACACACCGCGCACTCCCTGGCAACACCCAGCACCGCCTTCGCGACCCGTGAGGAGCACCAGTGACAGACTCGATCGCCACCACCCCGGCATCCGCCCCAGGACAGGATCCCGCACCGTCGAACGACGGCCGTCCCGACCGGGTCCGCGTGATCCGCGAGGGCGTGGCCTCCTACCTACCGGACATCGATCCGGAAGAGACCAGCGAGTGGATCGAGTCGCTCGACGATCTCATCGCGACCCACGGGCCGGCCCGTGCCCGCTACCTGATGCTGCGCCTGCTCGAGCGCGCCAGCGAGAAGCGCGTCTCCATCCCGTCGCTGACCTCCACCGACTACGTCAACACCATCCCCACCGACCTCGAGCCCTGGTTCCCGGGCGACGAGGAGATCGAGCGCCGCTACCGCGCCTACATCCGGTGGAACGCGGCCATCATGGTGCACCGCGCGCAGCGCCCCGGCGTCGGCGTCGGCGGCCACATCTCGACCTACGCGGGTGCCGCCTCGCTGTACGAGGTGGGCTTCAACCACTTCTTCCGCGGCAAGGACCACCCCGGCGGCGGCGACCAGATCTTCATCCAGGGCCACGCCTCCCCCGGCATCTACGCGCGCGCCTTCCTCGAGGGCCGCATCCCCGCGGAGCGCCTGGACGGCTTCCGGCAGGAGAAGTCGCACGAGGATCAGGGCAAGGGCCTGCCCTCCTACCCGCACCCCCGGCTGCTGTCGAACTTCTGGGAGTTCCCGACGGTGTCGATGGGCCTCGGCCCGATGAACGCGATCTTCCAGGCGCGGTTCAACCACTACCTGCACGACCGCGGTATCAAGGACACCTCCGATCAGCACGTCTGGGCGTTCCTCGGCGACGGCGAGATGGACGAGCCCGAATCGCGCGGCCAGATCCAGATCGCGGCCACCGAGGGCCTGGACAACCTGACCTTCGTGGTCAACTGCAACCTGCAGCGCCTCGACGGCCCCGTGCGCGGCAACGGCAAGATCATCCAGGAACTCGAGTCCTTCTTCCGCGGCGCCGGCTGGAACGTGATCAAGGTGATCTGGGGCCGCGAGTGGGACGAGCTCCTGCACAAGGACCGCGACGGCGCGCTGGTGAACATCATGAACACCACGCCCGACGGCGACTACCAGACCTTCAAGGCCAACGACGGCGCGTTCGTCCGCGAGCACTTCTTCGGCCGCGACCCGCGGACCAAGGAACTGGTCAAGGACATGACCGACGAGCAGATCTGGGGCCTGCGCCGCGGCGGCCACGACTACCGCAAGCTGTACGCGGCCTACAAGTCGGCGATGGAGCACAAGGGCCAGCCGACGGTGATCCTCGCGCACACCGTCAAGGGCTTCGGCCTCGGCCACAACTTCGAGGGCCGCAACGCCACCCACCAGATGAAGAAGCTCACCCTCGACGACCTCAAGGGCTTCCGCGATCACCTGCGGATCCCGATCTCGGACGCCGAGCTGGAGAAGGACCCCTACCTGCCGCCGTACTACAACCCGGGACCGGAGTCGAAGGAGATCCAGTACATGCTGGATCGCCGCAAGCAGCTCGGCGGCTTCCTGCCGTCGCGCCGCACCCGGTCGCAGGCGCTCACCACGCCCGACATCAGCGCCGTGGACGTCATGCGCAAGGGCTCGGGCAAGCAGCAGGTCGCCACCACGCAGGCCGTCGTCCGCGTGTTCAAGGAGCTGCTGCGCGACAAGGAGATCGGGTCGCGGATCGTGCCGATCATTCCCGACGAGGCCCGCACCTTCGGCATGGACAGCTGGTTCCCCACGCTGAAGATCTACAACCGCCTGGGCCAGACCTACACCGCGGTCGACGCGCAGCTGATGCTCGCGTACAAGGAGAACGCGCAGGGCGTCATCCTGCACGAGGGCATCAACGAGGCGGGCTCGACGGCGTCCTTCACTGCGGTCGGCACCTCGTACGCCACGCACGACGTGCCGATGATCCCGCTCTACATCTTCTACTCGATGTTCGGCTTCCAGCGCACCGGCGACGGCCTGTGGGCGGCGGCGGACCAGATGGCCCGCGGCTTCGTCCTCGGCGCCACCGCCGGCCGCACCACGCTCACGGGCGAGGGTCTGCAGCACGCCGACGGCCACAGCCACGTCCTCGCGTCGACCAACCCGGCCGTCGTCGCGTACGACCCGGCGTTCGCGTACGAGCTGGCGCACATCGTGATCGACGGCCTGCGGCGGATGTACGGGGAGGACCCCGAGAACATCTACTACTACATCACCGTCTACAACGAGCCGATCCACCAGCCGGCGGAGCCCGAGGGCTTGGACGTCGCGGGGCTGCTCAAGGGCATGTACCTGTTCAAGCCCGCGGAGAGCGCGCACGAGAAGAAGGCGAACATCCTCGCCTCCGGCGTCACCATGCCGGACGCGCTCAAGGCCCAGGAGATGCTGACCGACGAGTGGGGCGTCTCCGCCTCGGTGTTCTCGGTGACGAGTTGGGTCGAGCTCTCGCGCGACGGCATCGAGTCGGAGAAGGCGGCCCTGCGCGATCCGGCGGCCGAGCCCCGCACCCCGCACGTGACGGCGGTGCTGGGCGGGACCGAGGGCCCGACGGTCGCGGCGTCCGACTTCATGCGCGGCACGCAGGACCTCATCCGGCCGTGGGTCCCCGGCACCTACATCACCCTGGGCACCGACGGCTTCGGCTTCTCCGACACGCGGCCCGCCGCGCGGCGCTACTTCAACGTCGACGCCGAGTCGATCGTCGTGGCCGTTCTGCTGGGCCTGGCCCGCGAGGGAGCGCTGGAATTCTCGGTCGCCGCGGAGGCCGCGAAGCGGTACCGGATCGACGACGTGCTCGCCGCCCCGAAGCAGACATCGGACCCCGGCGTAGCCTAGGACTCCATGACCGCCGATACGGGCTCGTTCCCCCTCCCCGGAAAGCCGGGGAAGGGGAGCTTCAACCGGAAGCGACCCGAGCCTCGCGACGTCCTGCCCGAGGCGATCCTGGCCCGGATCCGCCAGTACTCGGGCAGGGTCGCGACGGAGGCGGTGCGCTCCATGGAGGAGCAGCTGCCGTACTTCGCGGATCTCGAGGCCAGCCAGCGGGCGTCCATCCAGCTGGTGGTGCAGACGGCCGTCGTGAACTTCGCGGAGTGGATCGAGAACCCGAGCAACGTCGAGTACACGGTCGCCTCGTTCCAGACGGTGCCGCAGGACCTGGCCCGCAAGGTCTCGCTCCTGCAGACCGTCGAGATGGTCCGCGTGGCGATGGAGTTCTTCGAGCGCTGGCTGCCGCTACTGGCCCGCAACGAGGACCAGCTGATCGCGCTGACCGAGGCGGTGCTGCGGTACGGCCGGGAGATCGGTTTCGGCGCGGCGTCCATCTACGCCTCGGCCGCGGAGGCGCGGGGCGCGTGGGACTCACGGATGGAGGCGCTGGTCGTCGACGCGGTGGTCCGCGGCGACACCGGCGCCAACCTGCTCTCCCGCGCGGCGGCGCTGAACTGGGACCCCGTGGCGTCGGCCACCGTCATCGTCGGCAATCCCCCGCCGGACCAGAACGTCTCGGTGGCGGGTTCGGTGCACGACACCGCCCGCTCGCACGGCCGCTCGGCCCTCGCCGTTGTGCAAGGCACCAAATTGGTCGTCATCGTCAGCGGCGCGGTCACCTCCGGTGACCCGTTCGCGGATTCGCTCATGCCGCACTTCTCCGACGGCCCCGTGGTGATCGGGCACACCACCCCCACCCTCGAGGATGCGCACGCGTCCGCCGTCGAGGCCATCGCCGGCGTCAACGCCGTCGCCGGCTGGCCGGGCGCCCCGCGCCCCGTGCACAGCTGGGAGCTGCTGCCCGAGCGTGCGCTGATCGGCGACACGCACGCAGGGCGCACCCTGTACGAGCTCCTGGTCAAGCCGCTGGAGGAGGCGGGCTCGGCGCTGTCCGACACGCTCGACGCCTATCTGGACTCGGGCGGAGCGGTCGAATCC
Proteins encoded in this window:
- a CDS encoding DUF6817 domain-containing protein, producing the protein MEAGTEWLDSHGAGRVAHPGGTLRDHLLRVADRLAAWRLPQTVQAAGLTHAAYGTAGFDDGLIPFTARDELRAVIGEDAENVVYQYGACDRSTSYPQFPGRAPFVLKDRFTGRELTLTDAETRAFVALTFANEIDVMQHNSALAQQHGNTLHALALTSQHWLPPAAHPDLPLLLAG
- a CDS encoding MarR family winged helix-turn-helix transcriptional regulator, producing MQAVERGAVVDEGIAQWPTGRLLSMAARLVEHSWEAVLREYDISSAGLVVLHVVAERPASQREIARVARVTDQTASRTVERLERSGYVAREPDPADERRKVVTATDAGRTVYRELVERERTDPALIAALGDSEPVLRGLLLELIGSQRGAGER
- the infA gene encoding translation initiation factor IF-1; translated protein: MTRSRGIEAAGTVVEGLRDATFRVELDNGHIVLAHISGRIRKNYIKIVPLDRVLVEISPYDLSRGRIVFRYRN
- a CDS encoding MMPL family transporter; this translates as MTTPRTTDRPARRWRRLIPALLILGWLVLGAAGGPFAGKLGEVQSNDNTSFLPASAEATEVSRLEASFTDTSVIPAIVAVERTSGITDADTSFVTGAIDRAAGAGGVGPAGAPPVRAQDGRALQVVVPIDTGGEVADSVTALRDALASGTPDGLTVYVTGPAGTAADLTEAFGGIDGMLLLVAGAVVIAILIVVYRSPILPFVVIVSAILALSLASVVIYALAANGVITLNGQSQGILFILVFGAATDYALLLVARFREELGTTADRYAAMRAAWRATLEPVAASAGTVIAGVLCLLLSDLNSNRGLGPVAAIGIAASFLASMTFLPAALALLGRSAFWPRRPEVVETGEETPEQAHRFWAGLAQRIGRQPRRFWIATTLLLLVGAALAPQFRADGVAESDTFLVTVDSQRGQDVLSAHFDTDDGSPAMIIADAGALEAVRSAAAGTEGVAGVAVVPGADGAPKTVDGRVALRATLRDPADSRAAEDTVVRLRDAVRGVDAADALVGGPTAVDLDTRTTALHDRNLIIPVVTVVVLLILCLLLRAILAPILLMATVILSFAATLGVSSIVFNDLLGFPGADPVVPLFAFVFLVALGIDYNIFLMTRAREEAMVVGTRTGILRALTVTGGVITSAGVVLAATFSALAVIPLIFLAQIAFIVAFGVLLDALIVRTLLVPALVHDIGRTVWWPSRLRLGKE
- a CDS encoding glyoxalase, encoding MTISLSTPIRSLTLEVADPAAAQAFYDTAFGPGHGLLCTTSVEPSAGFRGAVISLVVAEPAVVDSFVGPALAAGATEIKPARRSFWGYGAVFRAPDGTLWKVASSSKRNTGAPLRVVGDTVLLLGVDDVSATKAFYVERGLTVAKSFGRKYVEFDAAPGAVKLALYGRRAAAKDAGVPAEGSGSHRLRIDGALGPLIDPDGFVWQ
- a CDS encoding peroxiredoxin — encoded protein: MTSAELEGPLSVGAIAPTFTLRDQNNRTVSLDSYRRRKNVLLVFFPLAFTGTCESELGGIRDSLPSFENDDAAVLAVSVGPPPTHKVWSGTQGYLFPILSDFWPHGAVSRDYGVLNAKHGYPNRGTFVIDREGVVRFSEMNEPGVPRDQSLWEDALAALASSGKRV
- a CDS encoding dihydrolipoyl dehydrogenase family protein; amino-acid sequence: MSESEYDVIVIGGGPVGENVADRAVRGGLTAALIECDLFGGECSYWACIPSKALLRPGEARRAAQHVRGALAGDAAPNPAEVFARRNAVVNNWNDSGQIDWAGRQGITALRGIGRLAGERRVTVTDPEGVETTLTARHAVVVSTGTRAAVPDIPGLRAAKPWTSREATSSQTAPDRLAVIGGGVVAVEMATAYAGLGSAVTMVSLTPLLANVEAFAGEAVLEGLQALGVEVITGDSPATVTRADDGVVTLETKNGRTIVADEVLAATGRAPSTADIGMETVGLEPGAWFAVDDTLRVDGFDWLYAVGDVNHRALLTHQGKYQARAAGEVIVARALGEEVDDAAWGRHVATADHAAVPQVIFTDPEVAAIGLSEAQARKAGTEITVVDFDLGSVAGAVLYQDGYAGRARMIVDEGRGVIIGMTLVGPAVAELLHAATTAVVGEVPIARLWHAVPSFPTISEVWLRLLEAYRDR